A single genomic interval of Camelina sativa cultivar DH55 chromosome 11, Cs, whole genome shotgun sequence harbors:
- the LOC104725095 gene encoding uncharacterized protein LOC104725095, with product MQARKRIFAIYAISVLVLYLLFIESPKSVVPDNNSPFKRGLPLSRTDDPVTMSSSIVTIADCSDHCDAEDLGTTVVDSDHNEKEGIGTTFVDSDHDETDELGTTVVDSDHDETDGLGTTAVTDPNEKEDIGTTVVDSDHNETDELGTTVVTDHNEKEELGTTVVDSEHNEKEDLGNTVVDSDNNEKEEIGTTVVDSDHCEKEGLGTTVVADHNEKEDIGTTVVDSDHNEAEDLGTTVADSDHNEKEDLGTTVVDSDHNEKEDFGTTVVTDHNEKEELGTTVVNSDHNEEDELDPLVPPRKAGKKERIEWFRRKLPELEILRSTSKSKRFHSRVLDLYKNNCSAQFFMVWLSPAKTFGPREMLAVDTLFTTNPGACLAILSNTLDSPRGYTILKPLFDRGFNLIAVTIDIPFLVKNTPAEAWLKRLKSGRMDPGSIPLFMNLSDLTRLAVLYKYGGVYLDTDIIFLDDITRLRNAIGAQSMDPKTKTWSRLNNAVMVFDIYHPLMREFLHEYSTTFDGNIWGHNSPYLVSRVITRLGNKPGYNFTIFPPDAFYPVNWINMPKLFKKPATRREAEWVEKTVQDMSKGSYMIHLWNKVTRKIKIEEGSVMYNLISTHCTVCRNIKNSHILSKQTQGF from the coding sequence ATGCAAGCAAGGAAACGTATATTCGCAATCTATGCGATTTCTGTACTCGTGTTGTATCTTCTCTTCATTGAATCTCCAAAATCTGTTGTTCCTGACAACAACTCACCGTTCAAACGAGGCTTACCTCTCTCCAGAACCGATGACCCCGTTACCATGAGTAGTAGTATTGTTACAATTGCGGACTGCTCGGACCATTGCGATGCAGAAGACTTAGGTACCACAGTTGTAGACTCCGACCATAATGAGAAGGAAGGCATAGGTACCACGTTTGTGGACTCGGACCATGACGAAACGGACGAGTTAGGTACCACAGTTGTGGACTCGGACCATGACGAAACGGACGGGTTAGGTACCACAGCTGTGACAGACCCTAACGAGAAGGAAGACATAGGTACCACAGTTGTGGACTCAGACCATAACGAAACGGACGAGTTAGGTACCACAGTTGTGACAGACCATAACGAGAAGGAAGAATTGGGTACCACAGTTGTAGACTCCGAGCATAACGAGAAGGAAGACTTAGGTAACACAGTTGTGGACTCAGACAATAACGAAAAGGAAGAGATAGGTACCACAGTTGTTGACTCAGACCATTGCGAAAAGGAAGGGTTAGGTACCACAGTTGTGGCAGACCATAACGAGAAGGAAGACATAGGTACCACAGTTGTGGACTCAGACCATAACGAAGCAGAAGACTTAGGTACAACAGTTGCAGACTCCGACCATAACGAGAAGGAAGACTTAGGTACCACAGTTGTGGACTCAGACCATAACGAGAAGGAAGACTTTGGTACCACAGTTGTGACAGACCATAACGAGAAGGAAGAATTAGGTACCACAGTTGTAAATTCAGACCATAACGAAGAGGACGAGTTAGATCCGTTGGTACCTCCTCGTAAAGCTggcaagaaagagagaattgaATGGTTCAGAAGAAAGCTACCTGAGCTGGAGATACTGAGATCGACTAGCAAGAGCAAGAGATTCCATTCAAGAGTTTTGGATCTGTACAAGAATAACTGCTCAGCTCAGTTCTTTATGGTATGGCTTTCTCCTGCAAAAACATTTGGACCAAGAGAGATGTTAGCTGTTGACACTCTCTTCACCACCAATCCTGGCGCATGCTTGGCGATTTTGTCCAACACCTTAGACTCCCCTAGAGGATACACCATCCTTAAACCATTGTTTGATCGAGGCTTCAACCTTATTGCTGTAACCATAGATATCCCGTTCCTCGTGAAGAACACTCCTGCTGAAGCTTGGCTGAAAAGACTAAAGAGTGGCCGCATGGATCCTGGTTCTATCCCCTTGTTCATGAATCTCTCTGACCTAACAAGACTGGCGGTGCTCTACAAATACGGAGGAGTATATCTAGACACAGACatcatcttccttgatgatatAACAAGACTGAGAAACGCTATTGGAGCACAAAGCATGGATCCGAAAACAAAGACATGGTCAAGACTAAACAATGCAGTAATGGTCTTTGACATCTACCATCCGCTTATGCGAGAATTCTTACACGAGTATTCCACAACTTTCGACGGAAACATATGGGGACACAACAGCCCTTACCTAGTCTCTAGAGTCATCACAAGATTAGGAAACAAACCTGGATACAACTTCACAATCTTTCCACCAGATGCTTTCTACCCAGTGAATTGGATCAACATGCCAAAGCTTTTCAAGAAACCTGCAACCAGAAGAGAAGCAGAATGGGTAGAGAAGACGGTACAGGACATGAGCAAAGGGAGTTACATGATACATCTATGGAACAAAGTGACAAGGAAGAttaagattgaagaaggaaGCGTCATGTACAATCTCATCTCCACTCACTGCACAGTCTGCAGAAACATCAAAAACTCTCATATACTGTCTAAACAGACACAAGGGTTCTAG